In candidate division WOR-3 bacterium, the sequence AAATTAAGGCATTAATCCCCCCAGAGTCTCTCTTGTTATTTTAACTTCAGGAATACCCTTTAACTCAAAACTTAATCTATAATCCCAATCTTCTCCAAACTTATTTACAGACATTAAAATACGCCAACAATGCAAATCTCGGTTAAGATCCACACTTGTGTTTGTAATTTTATTTCTTTCAAAATCATAATGAGCATTAACCCTTAAAATCCAATTAGGAGTAGGATTAAACCCTACTCCTAAATCAGCTTGTTGGATGCGAGACTCCTTAGTAAAATCAATCGAATGTCTTAGATAAAGATCAAAAGGATTACCCTCAACATTACTTCTAAATTCTAAGTAAGTATTAACTCTTTTAGATCCAAACTCCTTTCCCTTTATATCATAAGAAGTAGAATAATCTTGTTTCAAAAAATCTCCTATCCAAAAACTTCCGTTAATAGATATAGGAGAAAATTCCTTTTCCTTTTGACGATAGTTAGTGGAAAAGTTTATTGAGGCAAAATCATATCTTTTATCTCTGATCTTACATTGAAATAAGTTTGAAAGAGAGAGAATAAATGACCTTTGCCCATAAGGAAGAGAAAACTCGGCAATTGGAGAAACCTCAACTTCTTTTGGGTAAGGAGCATAAGAGAAAGAAACCGAAGGAGTAACAATATGCCTAAACTTACTTATAGGAGGAATCCCAAAAAAGGAAACTCCATATATATTTGTTTTTATTGCCATAGAAGACTCCCAGTGGTTAATTGTAATATTCTCTCTTTCATAATAATCACTCTCACCAGAAATCCCCATATTTAAATTGAAAATATACAAATTAAAATTTAAATTGGTTCTTCCAGAGAAACCAGAAGCCCAGTGATTAGTTTCATCTCTAACAAACTTATAAAAACTTCTAAAATTAACAAAACCTATCTTAAATGTTGGAAAAGTTAAATTAACTGAAGGCCATCTTTTATAAATTTCCTCTGTAGTAAGATTTTCGCGATGATCGAGAACAAAATCTGTTCTTGCCCCTAAAATTTCTCCATTCCATGATAAACTATAATTTATCTCTTTCTCTAGAATTTTTTCAACTTCTCCAGGCTCATAGTCCTTTGTATAATCTCTATCAGACTCCAACCTCGTATCAGCATTCAACCGAATCCCCCACATTTCTCCTTTAGTATTCCCTCTTATCAACCATCTCTCTTTTCCACTTTCTCTCTCTTTAATATAACTACCACTGAAATCTCCAATACTATAAGGAAGCAAATTCCATCTAAACTCGTCAATATGGAAGCTAATACCCTTTTTAGTATAATAATTTGAGTAAAAAATAAGATCTGCGTGGGGGCCTAAAGTTTGATACCACCCTATTTTCTTTATGTAATTTCCTCCATAAAAAGAAGTCCCAAACTCAGGCCTTAATAATCCTGAAGCTCTTTCCTTTTTTATTGATTGAAAATAAAACGGGACAAAGAAAACAGGAATATCTTGCACCAAAAGGATAACAGGCTCAGCTACTAAACTCTCATCAATATTAATTCGCATCCTTGGAGAATAAAACCAGTAATGGGGAGGATCAAGTTCACAAGTTGTGTAATATCCATCCTTTATTTTTAAACTTCCTTCTTTAAAGTATCTAATTCTTTTCCCAAAAAACCAACCATTCTCTACCTCTGTCTTTGCCTGATAAGCATCTCCAATTTCTCTATCCACATCATAACTCATTTCTTTTGCCTTTATTTCACTACTTCCATCATTAAAAACAACTTCTCCTTTAGCGGTCAGTTTTTTTTTATTTAAATCATATAAAATACTATCGGCAGAAAGACTTAATTTACCTTGGTTTGTTTTCGCATTTCCATAAATTAAAACAAAAGAAGAGTCAACATTAAAGAAAATTCTATCTCCAGAATAAATGAAAATTTCCTCAGAATTGGAAAGAAAAAATAAAAGAATAAAAAAGCCCATAAAGCTTAGAAAATGAAAAACATTTTCTACTTATTTATTTAAATCCTCAAGTTTCTTAACTCTATTAAAAAGTTCAGGCAATCTTTTAAAATAACTGATAAGCCGCATCATCTCCATCTTCCTAATAGCAGGATATCCAAAAACAACTTCTCCATCTTCCACATCTCTATCAACCCCTGATTTTGCCACAACTTTTGCACCTTTACCAATTTTTATGTGATCTGCAATTCCAACTTGTCCTGCAATAACAGCACCATCTTCTATCTCACAACTACCACTAATACCAACTTGAGCAAGGATAATTACATTCTTTCCAATTTTAACATTATGGGCAATATGAACTCCATTATCTATCTTGGTTCCCTCCCCAATAATTGTATCCCCTATTGTCCCCCTATCAATCATAGAAAGAGCTCCTATTTCCACCCTGTCTTCTATTACAACTCTTCCAATATGAGGAATAGCTTCAAATTTTTCTCCCACTTGATGATAACCAAATCCAGAAGAACCTATAACAACGCCAGGGTAAATTATTACCTCTTTTCCAATCTTAGTATTATCCAAAATAATAGAATGAGGATAAATCACACTCCTATCACCAATCTCTACATCATTTCCTATATAGGAGAATGGAAAAATATTTACATCATTACCAAAAACACAGTTTTCTCCAATAAAAACATTTTTACCAACTTTTACATTCTTTCCCATCTTTACATGCTTTAAATTTTCCAAATTCTCAATTTGTCCTTCGCAAACTTTCGGCTTTTTCCAGTAGAATTCTTTTAATATTCCTATCATCGCACCTTTTACATCTTCCACCTTAATCCAAGCCTTAGCAGGACATTCCTTCACAGTATCTGGGACAATGCTTGCAGCTTTATCTAAACCTTTTATAGAAAAAACTTTTCTCCCGTCAAAGATAAAAACAAGATGCCCTTCCCGAACATCTGAAATTTCAGAAATACCTTTTATTTCAAAATTAGAATCTCCCCTTACTTCTTTTTTTAAAAAATCTGCAATCTCTTTTATCTTCACTTGTATAATTCGGCTATCTTAGGAAGAACTTTCTCAACAATTCGTTCTTTAAGATTTTCTTCCACTCCAACCTCGACGTTTTCAGAAGCTACAATCCCTTCTTTTTTTCTATCTACAATAGAATATTCAAATAAAATATTTCCTCCTTCAATCCAAACTCTCCCAATTAATACAAAAGTTATTCCAGACATATTTAGAAACTGTGTCGCAAGAGAAAGATTACTACTTACTTCCTCCTCATCTTCTATTGCTAAGCTCTTTTTTGTTTGAGTGAGATCAGCTGACTTAATCTCTTCAAAAGCTTTCCCCAAACCTTCTTTAATTGAGCTAAATATTAAATTTTTAATTCTACTTCCAAGACTTCTTGACTTAGAATCTGCATCTTCTTCCTTAAATTTAAAGATGTAATACTCAATTTTCTCTCCTACCACTACCTCTGGAACAGACATTTTATTCAAAGCCTCTATTACCTTATTAGTTATATCATACATCTCCTCTGCGTATATAACAACCCCAGTAGAAACATCAAGAATTAAAGAAAAACCCTCTTCCTTCGCAATCTCTGAAACCACTGTATCTATTTTCTGTATTAGAGGTTGCATCAATTCTTTGTTTAATGTTTCTGCTTTACCATCTTTCCGATAAATTTCATTAATGTAATTATCAAGCTCAGCTTTCTTCTTTTGAATTTCCTCCATCCTACGTAACTTTGCTTCCTCTGTCAGCATAAATGATTGCGTCTGCAAGTTTTTCTGAAGTTGCTCAAGTTCTTCTTGCCGTCGATTTATCTCTTTCTTCCATTCCTGAATTTTCTTCTCAAATTCAGCTTTTACCTCTTTTGCCTTTCCATACTCTGAAAGAATCCTTTGAGAATCAATATAACCTATCTTCTGTTGTGCAAAAATAGGCAATGCAAAAACAAAGAGAAAAATTTTAAAATTCCTTTTCATCTCTCCTCCCTTTTCCTTTAATAAAAGTTCCTATACTAAATATAAATTCATTATCAGTAAACACTCCATAATATCTTCTATTTTCAAATATTATTGAAACCGGAAGCTCAAACTCTGAAAAAGATAAACCTCCCAAAATTCTATCTGCCTTCACACTAACCCCATTCCCCATAGAATAAATTTTACCATAACCCAACTTAAGAAATCCATAGGTAAAACCAAACAAACTCTCTTTCCTATCAAAAGAAAAACTTATATTCCCATTTTCTCCAAATGAGTAATTAAAACCAACCCTTAAAGGTTTATCCAGTTCAAAATCAGACTTCTCACCCATTGATTCTTTCTCTATTTCTTCGTAAGGAGAATAATATCCTCCAAAACTTAAATTCTCAAGATTAAAATTAAAACCTAAACCCAAAGAATAACCTCTAAAATAGATTGAGATAGTATCATAAACATCATGATATTGCCTAAAATCAATCCACCACTTCTCTTCTATTTTTCCTGTTAACAAATTAAAATCAGTCCCTAATGAAATTAAACCGAAGCTCTTCTTTAAGAAAATGCCGAAACGAGATAAGCCACCTTTCCTTATGAAATAATCGGTGCAATAATAAAAATCTTCCGAATCTTGAGTAAAAGCTTCTAAACGAGAGCGATAAAGGATTTCAAAACTTCCCCCAGTATAAAACCCAAAATGTAAAGGAATAACAAAAGATGTAGAATACAAATCTCCATCTCTTGTATCAATATAATCATCTGTAAAGATAGAAAAATTAACAGAAATACAACTAGCAGTATCTGCAACTGCAGGATTTACAAGAACATTACCAATAATAGCGGGATTTTCTGAAAATCCATTTCCTCCAACCCATTCTCCAGGAAGTTTATCCGAAAGATTAGGGTTTAAGGATAAAATAAAAATAAGAATTAACCTAATCATTTTGGAAACTCCACCCAAACAAATTTTATTTCTCCCCCTTCAAGCTTCTCAACCCCAATTCCTCCTAATTCCCCTTGTGCTTTTACAACAATGTGGAATGTATCAAAAACCGGAACGTCTTTAAAGAAAGGAGCTAAATCAAAACTCATTGTGTCTTTCTCCGAAGAGTATATTGGATAAAATATATATCCCATTTTCATTATTCGCGCTTCTACCCCAAAAGGAATTTTATCTTTAACCTTAAATGATAACTTCGCTTCTGCTACTTTATTTAAATGATTCGGCAAAGAATCTCTCGGGAAGAAAAGATGAGTCTGGATTGAAAGACCTCTTCCAACCAAAAGAGAATCCTTAAAAATCGTATCTTGAAAAGGATTCTTAATTATATAAATTCCATCCTTTAAATAGAATAAAAAATCTCCACTTGCATTTTTCGTTTTTAAGACGGTCCCCACAAGACCAAATAAATAAAATGAATCTGAATGAACAGCAAGTCCAAAATTATTAATTGCATTAATTATGGAATCCCTTAAAGAAAGAGAATCTCCAAGAAAAATAAGAGGATTTGTGTCATTTATTGCTACAGTTTTTAAAGGATGCAAGGTATCAATAAGACGTCCCACATCACTCCATAAATAAATAGAATCCTCATCCCATTTCTCCTTAACTTTATAGAAAGTAATTAAAGCCCCTCCAGAGTCAGAAGCAAACTTAATAAAAAGACTATCAAAGCTATCCGGAATAGAATCAAATTTCATTATTGAATAAGAATCAAAAGGCCCTTTATTACCACAAAACAAATAATAAGAATCTCCTGTAGGAATAGCTTTAACTTTTGTATAAATTGAATCAATCTTTATAGTTTTTGTAAAAACAGGAACTGGTGCAATGTTGTATTCCTTCTTAGATCCACACCCTATCCCAAATAACACTAAAGAGAAGAAAAAAAACCTATTCAACAATTTTAAAATGTTGTCCCTAACTGGAAATGAGGTTTCCATCTTCTTTTTCCCTCAAATAAATTTAAGTTACAACCAAAATCAACACCTATTATACCCATCATTGGTATCTCAACTCTAAATCCTATACCTACCCCATAGTAAAGATCTGTCATATCAACTTCCTTTAAATCCTTAAAACAATTCCCCGCATCTAAAAATATCATTCCATAACCCTTATCTGCAAAATTTAACCTAAGCTCAAGATTATTAAGAAACGCAAAATTTCCCCCTATATATTTTTTAGAAAGGTCCGGAACAATTACCTCATTGTCATAACCCCTCACCCCCCATTCTCCAACACCTCCAAGTAAAAATCTTTCAAGTAAAGGGACTTCTTTCCCTTCTCTTCCTAAAGCATATCCAATTCTTGTTCTATTCATTATAACAAGCTCTTTAGCAAATATATTCTTAAATTTCCTTCCTTCAAGTATTATCTTATGATACTGTCTATCTCCTTTTAGAATTCCTCCAGCATATTTAACTCCTATTGAGTAATAATCCCCAATTGTTGGAGCTATTTTTGAATCTCGAGAATCATATACAAGAGTATTATACAAAGAACTTTCCCAATTAAGACCGGAATCAAGGTATTTATATTCTCCAGAAGCGTAAACCTCTTGCCTTTCCAAACGATAAGTCAAAGAGGAAGTAAGATTCCTTTCTCTATTTAAAATTCTTCCAAGAGATATAGAACTTCCCGCTTCTTTTACACTATAATATGAAGCTCTTTCCCAATAAGTATTATAAAGACTAAATCCAAAAGAAGTAGGTGTATCAAAGAGCCATGGTTGGGTCCATGAAAAAGACATATTTCTAAGATACTTTCCTTCTTCTTTACTATAAGCAAGGGATTTTTCAAAAGCTCCACTAATCACCTGACCCGTCCCATTAAAATTAGGAATTGTAACATTGAGACCTCCTGTAAGTCCTATACTTCCGGAATAAGCTATACTACCTGAAAAATACCCTGTGGGTTTTTCTGTAACTTTCAATATAAGATCTATCGAATCAGAAGTTGGAAATTCCATATCTATTTTAATATCAGAAAAATAATCAAGTCTAAAAACATTTCTATAACTGTGCATAACTTTATTTCTCTGAAATATCTCTCCAGGATAAATAACAATATTTCTTCTAATCACCTTATCATAAGTTTTATCATTCCCAACAACATTAATGTATCTTACATAAACGGGGTTACCTTTATCTACATAAAATTCAATATCAACTATAGAATCTTCAACAATATTATAATTAGGAGAAATTGTTGGATTTAAGTAACCAAAATCTGAATAATACACAGAAAGATCCTCAACTGTCTTTTTAATCTTTTCCTCAGAAAACAAATTTCCCTCTTTCCATTTTATCTTTCTTAAAACAAAATTAGGATCTTCTTTCCCTTCAATATTCGTCTTTCCAAAATAATAAGTTCTTCCTTCTTCCACTAAATAGTTGATTATTGCATTATTATTCTCATACTCCACATAAAAAGAATCTACTCTCGCATTCAAGAATCCATGATTTCTGTAAAAAGCCTCTATCTTTGGAACATCAGCCTCAAGAGAATCAACCTTAAGGCTATTATCCCTCCAGAAAGTCCACCATCTTTTAGTTTTATTAGAAAGAACTTTTGAAAGTTTTTTCCCTGAAAGGACTTTATTACCAATAAAATTAATTTTTTTAACCTTATATTTCTCACCCTCTTTAATAACAAAAGTCACATTCACACCATCTTCTTCAACTTCCTTAGAAATTGAAATTTCTGTTCCAGTAAAACCTTTCTCCTTATACAAGTCATAAATTTTACCTTTTATTCTGTGAAGTTTATATTCAGAAAGTAAAGCTGGAGGAGATAAATCTACGCAAGAAGAAATTTCCCCATCTTTTATTTTTTTATTTCCTTCGAAATTTAAAGACTTAAGCCTTGGGTTTTCTTCTACCTCAATTATAACCTCCACTCCACCTCCCTTTCTTTTAGCATCAAGTTTTATATCAGAAAAAAAACCTGTTCCATAAAGGGCTTTTATTGCTTCTATTCCTTCTTCCCTTGTCAAGATCTCCCCTATTTGAAGACCGGAAGAACGAATAACAAGAGAAGTGTCAACTTCTTTAACACCTTTAACACTTACTTCTGTTATTACCTCTCCATAAGGAAAAGCAAATAAAAAAAGTAACCCTATCATTTCTATTTTGCCTGAAGATTAATATTTTTTGTCATAAAGTCAAGGGATCTAGTTCACCCTTCTTTATAGACAATCCTCTTCTCCCTGAAGCTTCTCTCTGCCATCTCAATAACTTTTATTACTTTAAGTGCCTTATAACCGTCTGTTAAAGGTTTCTTTCTCTCTTTCACACATTCTAAAAAATGTTCCATTTCTACTTTTAAAGGCTCTTTATTAGAAAGAGTTGGAGAAATTATATCTCCTGAACGATAAGAAAGCAAAAATTCACCATAATCATGTGGATTTTCAAACTCTACCCCAGAATTATAAATTTTTACCTTTTCTTCAGGATTGGTTTCATCATAAACAATCATCTTCTTACTCCCCACCACAATTGTCTTTCTAACCTTAGAAGGAGCAAGCCATCCCACTTGAATGTCTGCAATCATTCCGCAATCGAAACCCAGTTGAATAAAAGCCACATCTGGCAAACCATTCATAATAGAAGCCTTTGCCATTGTTGAAACCGAAATCACTTCTGAATCAATCCACCTGAAAATAATAGATAAATCATGAGGAGCTAGATCCCATAGTACATTTACATCTTTACGATGGATCCCTAAATTTACTCTTGTAGAAGTTATATATTGAACCTCTCCAATTTCATCATTCTTTATTATATCACTGATTTTTATCACTGCATCATTATATTCAAATATATGACCGACCATCAAAATGCAACCTTTTTCTTCTGCTAACTTTATTAGTTCCTGAGCTTTATCCGAAGACTCCGCCAAAGGCTTTTCAACAAACACGTCTTTCCCTTCATTAAGGAATTCTTTCGCAATTTCATAATGAGAAGAAACAGGAGTTGATACAAGAACAGCTTTTATCTCTTTATTAGGAATTAACTCTCTATAATCTCTTACAAATTCTGCATTAGGAAACATTTTTTTAACCTCTTCCAAGCGTTTTACATCTTTCTCACACCCAATTACCTGTATCTCTCTAAAAGAAAGTAAATTTCGCATTAAATTTGGTCCCCAATATCCAAGACCAATGACCCCTACTTTCATCCTTCCTCCTATTTATAAAAATCTCTCACAGCTTCTACAACTCTACCAGCATCCTCATAAGACAAATGAGGATACATCGGTAAAGATAGAATCTCATTTGTTATCTTCTCCGTTACCGGAAGATCCCCTCTCTTATAACCATTTCCTTGCATTGCTTTCTGAAGATGCACTGGAATAGGATAATGCATTCCACAACCAATCCCTTTATCTTTTAAGTATTCAGCAAGCCGATCTCTTTCTTTTGTACGGATTACATAAAGATGATATACATGGTAAGAATCTTTAGACTCTATTGGAGTTACAATTGGTAATTCTTTCAAATTTTCGTTGTAAAAAGAAGCTATTTCTCTTCTCTTTTTATTCCACTTATCTAAAAGCTTCAATTTACACCGCAAAACAGCAGCTTGAAGCTCATCCAACCGAGAATTAAATCCTACCAATTCATGAGAATATTTGGTAGTCTGTCCATGTTCACGAAGTTTCCTTATAATTTCTGCATAATCGTCATTATTTGTTGTCACACCACCTGCTTCTCCAAAAGCACCAAGATTTTTAGAAAAATAAAAACTAAAAGCAGCTATATCTCCAAGAGTTCCTACCTTTTTACCTTTATATTCTGCACCATGGGCTTGAGCAGCATCTTCTATTATATAAAGTCCATACCTCTTTGCTATCTTTTTAAACTCATCCATATCCGCAGGATGACCATAAATATGGACGGGTAAAATAACTCTCAAAAAATTGCCTGTTTTTTTGTCTTTTAATCCTCCTCTCTCCCTAATGCAATTCCTTTCAATATATTCTAATGTTCTTTCTGAAGACAAAGTGTATGTTTTTGAATCAATATCCAACATCACAGGATAAGCCCCACAATGAATCACCGCCTCAATAGTAGCGAAGAATGTATGAGAAGGAACTATTACTTCATCCCCTTTCCCAACCCCTATAGCCTTTAAGGCGAAAAGAAGGGCTTCTGTTCCTGAACCAACACCAATGCAGTGTCTAACATTATTATAAAAAGCAAACTCTCTTTCAAATTCTTGAACATTTGGACCTAAATATAAAGACATAGAATTCAAAATATTATTCCATAATGTATGCATTTCATCTTTAATTTCTTCATACTGAGCTCGAAGGTCTACCAATGGTATATTTCTCATTCTAATCCCCTCCTAATTTTTGCTTTCTCTCCGTAAACAACAACTTTCTCTGGGACATCTTTTGTAACAGTAGAACCAAGTCCTATAAGTGAACCTTTACCAATTTTTATTCCACATTTAATGACCGACTGAGCTCCAATTGAAACCGAATCTTCCACAATAGTAGGTGTTATCTCATATTCTTCTATTAAATTCCCCTCTTCATCACAAGAGTATGGATAAACATCATTTGTAAAGATAACATTTGGCCCTATAAAAACACAATTTCCAATTGTAACACCCTCAGGAATAAAAACAAAAGGTTCAATCTTTACATTCTTTCCAATTTTTACTCCTTTTCTAATCTCAACAAAAGCTCCTATTTTAGTATTCTCTCCTATCTCTGCTCCATATATATTCACATTGCTCCATATAGTAACCCCATTCCCAAGAATTGAGTTTCTAACAATTATATTATACTCAGGTATTATTAAATCCTGTGCCTCCTCTGTGTTAAATTCTCTTTTCTCTCCTCTAATATTCAAAAACCCCATTTTTTCAATAAGCTCCTTTCCCAAAAACAATTGTATGTGGTGTTTGACTCAAAAGATGCAAATCAAGAGACAAACTTCTATTCTCTACATAGAATATATCAAGAAAACAAGATTTGTCAAATGGTAATCTTGCCCTTCCGAAAACTTGCCACACTCCTGTTACTCCTTGTTCCACAGAGAGACGTTCTTTATGCCAGTTGGAAAACTGAGTAACTTCATATGG encodes:
- a CDS encoding putative LPS assembly protein LptD, with protein sequence MGFFILLFFLSNSEEIFIYSGDRIFFNVDSSFVLIYGNAKTNQGKLSLSADSILYDLNKKKLTAKGEVVFNDGSSEIKAKEMSYDVDREIGDAYQAKTEVENGWFFGKRIRYFKEGSLKIKDGYYTTCELDPPHYWFYSPRMRINIDESLVAEPVILLVQDIPVFFVPFYFQSIKKERASGLLRPEFGTSFYGGNYIKKIGWYQTLGPHADLIFYSNYYTKKGISFHIDEFRWNLLPYSIGDFSGSYIKERESGKERWLIRGNTKGEMWGIRLNADTRLESDRDYTKDYEPGEVEKILEKEINYSLSWNGEILGARTDFVLDHRENLTTEEIYKRWPSVNLTFPTFKIGFVNFRSFYKFVRDETNHWASGFSGRTNLNFNLYIFNLNMGISGESDYYERENITINHWESSMAIKTNIYGVSFFGIPPISKFRHIVTPSVSFSYAPYPKEVEVSPIAEFSLPYGQRSFILSLSNLFQCKIRDKRYDFASINFSTNYRQKEKEFSPISINGSFWIGDFLKQDYSTSYDIKGKEFGSKRVNTYLEFRSNVEGNPFDLYLRHSIDFTKESRIQQADLGVGFNPTPNWILRVNAHYDFERNKITNTSVDLNRDLHCWRILMSVNKFGEDWDYRLSFELKGIPEVKITRETLGGLMP
- the lpxD gene encoding UDP-3-O-(3-hydroxymyristoyl)glucosamine N-acyltransferase, encoding MKIKEIADFLKKEVRGDSNFEIKGISEISDVREGHLVFIFDGRKVFSIKGLDKAASIVPDTVKECPAKAWIKVEDVKGAMIGILKEFYWKKPKVCEGQIENLENLKHVKMGKNVKVGKNVFIGENCVFGNDVNIFPFSYIGNDVEIGDRSVIYPHSIILDNTKIGKEVIIYPGVVIGSSGFGYHQVGEKFEAIPHIGRVVIEDRVEIGALSMIDRGTIGDTIIGEGTKIDNGVHIAHNVKIGKNVIILAQVGISGSCEIEDGAVIAGQVGIADHIKIGKGAKVVAKSGVDRDVEDGEVVFGYPAIRKMEMMRLISYFKRLPELFNRVKKLEDLNK
- a CDS encoding OmpH family outer membrane protein, coding for MKRNFKIFLFVFALPIFAQQKIGYIDSQRILSEYGKAKEVKAEFEKKIQEWKKEINRRQEELEQLQKNLQTQSFMLTEEAKLRRMEEIQKKKAELDNYINEIYRKDGKAETLNKELMQPLIQKIDTVVSEIAKEEGFSLILDVSTGVVIYAEEMYDITNKVIEALNKMSVPEVVVGEKIEYYIFKFKEEDADSKSRSLGSRIKNLIFSSIKEGLGKAFEEIKSADLTQTKKSLAIEDEEEVSSNLSLATQFLNMSGITFVLIGRVWIEGGNILFEYSIVDRKKEGIVASENVEVGVEENLKERIVEKVLPKIAELYK
- the bamA gene encoding outer membrane protein assembly factor BamA, encoding MIGLLFLFAFPYGEVITEVSVKGVKEVDTSLVIRSSGLQIGEILTREEGIEAIKALYGTGFFSDIKLDAKRKGGGVEVIIEVEENPRLKSLNFEGNKKIKDGEISSCVDLSPPALLSEYKLHRIKGKIYDLYKEKGFTGTEISISKEVEEDGVNVTFVIKEGEKYKVKKINFIGNKVLSGKKLSKVLSNKTKRWWTFWRDNSLKVDSLEADVPKIEAFYRNHGFLNARVDSFYVEYENNNAIINYLVEEGRTYYFGKTNIEGKEDPNFVLRKIKWKEGNLFSEEKIKKTVEDLSVYYSDFGYLNPTISPNYNIVEDSIVDIEFYVDKGNPVYVRYINVVGNDKTYDKVIRRNIVIYPGEIFQRNKVMHSYRNVFRLDYFSDIKIDMEFPTSDSIDLILKVTEKPTGYFSGSIAYSGSIGLTGGLNVTIPNFNGTGQVISGAFEKSLAYSKEEGKYLRNMSFSWTQPWLFDTPTSFGFSLYNTYWERASYYSVKEAGSSISLGRILNRERNLTSSLTYRLERQEVYASGEYKYLDSGLNWESSLYNTLVYDSRDSKIAPTIGDYYSIGVKYAGGILKGDRQYHKIILEGRKFKNIFAKELVIMNRTRIGYALGREGKEVPLLERFLLGGVGEWGVRGYDNEVIVPDLSKKYIGGNFAFLNNLELRLNFADKGYGMIFLDAGNCFKDLKEVDMTDLYYGVGIGFRVEIPMMGIIGVDFGCNLNLFEGKRRWKPHFQLGTTF
- a CDS encoding Gfo/Idh/MocA family oxidoreductase; the protein is MKVGVIGLGYWGPNLMRNLLSFREIQVIGCEKDVKRLEEVKKMFPNAEFVRDYRELIPNKEIKAVLVSTPVSSHYEIAKEFLNEGKDVFVEKPLAESSDKAQELIKLAEEKGCILMVGHIFEYNDAVIKISDIIKNDEIGEVQYITSTRVNLGIHRKDVNVLWDLAPHDLSIIFRWIDSEVISVSTMAKASIMNGLPDVAFIQLGFDCGMIADIQVGWLAPSKVRKTIVVGSKKMIVYDETNPEEKVKIYNSGVEFENPHDYGEFLLSYRSGDIISPTLSNKEPLKVEMEHFLECVKERKKPLTDGYKALKVIKVIEMAERSFREKRIVYKEG
- a CDS encoding DegT/DnrJ/EryC1/StrS family aminotransferase — encoded protein: MRNIPLVDLRAQYEEIKDEMHTLWNNILNSMSLYLGPNVQEFEREFAFYNNVRHCIGVGSGTEALLFALKAIGVGKGDEVIVPSHTFFATIEAVIHCGAYPVMLDIDSKTYTLSSERTLEYIERNCIRERGGLKDKKTGNFLRVILPVHIYGHPADMDEFKKIAKRYGLYIIEDAAQAHGAEYKGKKVGTLGDIAAFSFYFSKNLGAFGEAGGVTTNNDDYAEIIRKLREHGQTTKYSHELVGFNSRLDELQAAVLRCKLKLLDKWNKKRREIASFYNENLKELPIVTPIESKDSYHVYHLYVIRTKERDRLAEYLKDKGIGCGMHYPIPVHLQKAMQGNGYKRGDLPVTEKITNEILSLPMYPHLSYEDAGRVVEAVRDFYK
- a CDS encoding acyltransferase is translated as MGFLNIRGEKREFNTEEAQDLIIPEYNIIVRNSILGNGVTIWSNVNIYGAEIGENTKIGAFVEIRKGVKIGKNVKIEPFVFIPEGVTIGNCVFIGPNVIFTNDVYPYSCDEEGNLIEEYEITPTIVEDSVSIGAQSVIKCGIKIGKGSLIGLGSTVTKDVPEKVVVYGEKAKIRRGLE